One region of Epilithonimonas zeae genomic DNA includes:
- a CDS encoding RHS repeat-associated core domain-containing protein, giving the protein MRIITGIRVSDGVLPIEEGFYDYANSKYIYQYKDHLGNVRLSYSRNPATNEAQVLDRNDYYPFGMNFQNIGNSDAGNIFDARGTPFNYKYNGKELQETGMYDYGARMYMPDIGRWGVIDPLAEKMRRHSPYNYVFNNPIRFMDPDGRAPEDDHFNKFGRYIGTDNKKTNNVIVHTESGATKLSQVDQNKGTKLSGLDYSSKGTVKAVSNVLAHYGSAKGISGYIGVGTFAKGSAHTNGNGNIFFNTKSIEKGIYDNVSNIKSSLNHEGGNLGHKNEKYDGDYTFKQHSMVYLNEALNPDFINATDGFKASQAESFTQRVLNTEVKESNYGSNHLNMINEYNKNKAGVYINVDTGGPNVKGAIFNVYVNGNEYSTQKFQNIESPHD; this is encoded by the coding sequence TTGAGAATCATAACAGGTATCAGAGTTAGTGATGGAGTTCTCCCGATAGAAGAAGGATTTTATGATTACGCTAATTCTAAGTATATTTACCAGTACAAGGATCATCTTGGGAATGTGAGATTGAGCTACAGCAGAAACCCGGCTACCAATGAAGCACAAGTTCTGGACAGGAATGACTATTATCCCTTCGGTATGAACTTCCAGAATATAGGAAACAGTGATGCAGGTAATATCTTTGATGCTAGGGGAACACCGTTTAATTACAAGTACAACGGTAAAGAACTGCAAGAGACAGGAATGTATGATTATGGGGCGAGAATGTATATGCCGGATATTGGTAGATGGGGAGTGATTGATCCTCTTGCAGAAAAAATGCGTCGTCATAGTCCTTATAATTACGTATTCAACAATCCGATAAGATTTATGGATCCTGATGGAAGAGCTCCTGAAGATGATCATTTTAATAAATTTGGAAGGTATATAGGTACAGACAATAAAAAAACTAATAATGTTATAGTTCATACAGAGAGTGGGGCAACCAAATTGTCACAAGTTGATCAAAACAAAGGAACAAAATTATCAGGATTAGATTATAGCAGTAAAGGAACTGTCAAAGCTGTTTCAAATGTTTTGGCTCATTATGGTAGTGCAAAAGGAATAAGTGGATATATAGGAGTGGGGACTTTTGCTAAAGGGAGTGCGCACACAAATGGAAATGGAAATATATTTTTTAATACTAAGAGTATTGAAAAAGGAATTTATGATAACGTTTCTAATATTAAATCTTCGCTGAATCATGAAGGAGGTAATTTGGGGCATAAGAATGAGAAATATGATGGAGATTATACTTTTAAGCAACACTCAATGGTCTATTTGAATGAAGCACTAAACCCGGATTTTATTAATGCTACTGATGGTTTTAAAGCTAGTCAGGCGGAAAGTTTTACACAGCGCGTACTAAATACGGAAGTGAAAGAATCCAATTATGGATCAAATCATTTAAATATGATTAATGAATATAATAAGAATAAAGCTGGTGTCTATATAAACGTTGACACAGGTGGTCCAAACGTAAAAGGTGCAATTTTTAATGTATATGTAAACGGTAATGAATATTCTACACAAAAATTTCAAAATATTGAAAGTCCTCATGATTAG